From Acetobacter sp.:
CATCCGTCGTGCGCTCGCCATTGATGCGCACAACAGAACAGGTACCATTCAAGACGTGAAGCACGTCGTTATGCTGATGCTGGAAAACCGATCCTTCGACAGTTACTTCGGCACGTTCAAAGGTGTGCGCGGGTACGGTGACCGTTTCCCCATCCCCACATCCAACGGCGCCAACATCTTTTATCAGAACTATACGAAGAGCAGCGTCACCAGCACACTGATTCCGTACCACCTTGACGAGACAAAAGGTAACGCCCTGCGTGCCGGCAGTACGCCGCATACATGGTCTGACGCTCAGGCGGCGTGGGATAATGGCCGCATGAGTTCCTGGCCGACGGCCAAGACACCGCTGTCGATGGGTTATTACGAGACATCGGAAGTGCCTTTCCATCGTGCGCTCGCCGACGCCTTCACACTCTGCGATTCGTATCACTGCGGTATGCACACAGGGACAATCGCAAATCGTCTGTTCTACTGGACGGGCACCAACGGTCCGAACGGCGTCAGCCCCACGGATGGCAGCCGTGTCAATGTTGCTGCGCTGAACAACCAGTTCAACGGCGGTAATGACATCGGTGCATCGACAACGGGCTGGACCTGGACCACCTATGCAGACCGTCTGGAATCAGCCGGTGTCAGCTGGAAGGTTTACCAGAGCCTGATCGACAATTTCGGCTGCAACGAGATGATGGGTTTCCGTCACTGGCGCGCCGCCATCGAAAAAATGCCGGAGGAAAGACGCCCTCTGTATGTCGCTTCCGAAGATATCAAGCAGGATGTGACAGCCGCCGGTCCGTTCTACGACGCCAGCATTGACGATGCGATCAGCCCGCTCGCCAAGGGCTTTGGCAATACCATGCCATACGGCTTTCTTGAGACGTTCCGTGAGGATATCCAGAGCAACACACTACCTGAAGTGTCATGGATCATTCCGCCGTCAGCCTATAGCGAGCATCCGTCTCCTTCCAGCCCGACACAGGGTGGCTGGTATATTCAGGAAGTGCTCGACGCCCTCACATCCAATCCGGAAGTCTGGAGCAAGACCGTTCTGCTCGTGAACTACGATGAGAATGACGGCTTCTTTGATCACCTGCCCCCTCCGTCAGCTCCTTCTCATAATACCGACGGCACGCTCGCCGGCGGTAGCACGCTCAGTGATGAATCCATGGCCGTGGAGTATCACAACTATACGCCCGCCACATCCAGCCAGCCTGCGATCGACGGTCGTCCCTACGGACCCGGTCCACGTGTTGCTCTGTGGGCGATCTCTCCTTGGAGCCGCGGCGGTTTTGTCAACTCACAGGTCTTTGACCATACTTCGACACTGATGTTCCTTGAAGCGAGGTTCGGTGTAATCGAGCCTCAGATCAGCGACTATCGTCGTGCAATCTGTGGTGATCTGACCTCATGCTTTGACTTCGTGAACCCGAACAGACGCACAATCCCGACGCTGTCCGGCCGCAGCACCAAGGATGATGCCGACAGTCTGGCTGTCGCCCAGAAGGCTGAAGCGGCTATTGCTGTCCCTGCCGCCACGACGACCTCCACATTGCCGAAACAGGCGACGGGTTCCCGTCCATCACGCGCCCTTCCTTACGAGCTGCACGTCTCGTCACATGTTGACGTAAGCGGAGGCACGGTCACACTTCGCTTCACCAACACAAGCTGTGACGGCGCCGGTGCGGTTTTCCACGTCTATGACCGCAATCATCTTGATCTGGTGCCGCGACGTTATGTGGTGGAAGCACAGAAAGCTCTCAACGGTGTCTGGACGCCCACGGCGGACGACAAGGGGAACTACAACCTCTGGCTGATCGGCCCTAACGGTTTCCATCGTGAGTTCACTGGCAATATCACTGAACTGGGCAAAACCAGTCACCCAGAGGTCGAAGTTGCCTATAAAACCCGCGGCAGAGCCGAAATCCTTGTGAAACTCCACAATCACGGTCATCATGCCTGTTCTTTTCAGGTAGAATCAGAAGCCTACAGGGTCGATGGTCCAAATGGCGTACGGGTTGCACCGGGTGGCTCCAGCGAACTGCGGTGGCCGGTTGAAGAGAACGGCAACTGGTATGACTTCACGATCACAAGCAGTGCGTCCGCATCCTTCAAGCGTCGCATTGCCGGTCGTATCGAAACCGGAGAGGACTCCATCTCCGATCCTGCCATGGGAGGAGGTCACGCAGGCCATCGTCCACAGCCACCTCATCACCACCATGAAGATATGTGGCCTGATTTCAGGGAAGAAGACCCCATGATGGGCCGCCACAGGTTCTGATTGCCGTATCCTGATGAAGGAGCTCTGCTGCCTTCATCGGTAATTTTAAGACTGGTCATGATACAGAGGGCGGCATCGATCCTGTTGGACGATGCCGCTTTTCATTTCAATCCCGGCAAAACTTCTTTCAGGTGGTGTATTGTACCACATAAATCTCGCACTTGCTGTTGCGCTGGCTCTACATTTTATCTGCATTTTGATGTGATGTTGAACTTCTCCTGCAACGCAAATTCAGAAGAAAATCATCATATTATTCCTATAAAAATCACTTCTAATAGAAATCTACACATCCCGAAACAGGAGAGCAGTTCCCGCTCCAGGAACGCCCTGGAATTGAAGTAAGAGCCAAAAATAGAAAATAAATTAATTGAAAATGCATAACAAACTCTTGTTTTTTAAAAAAGTCAGTCCACCATCACGACTGTACATGTGTACCGCAGGCATAGCGTAAACGGCACGCCTGAACTATCCCGCCCTACCGTTTGCTCGCACCTTCGATCAGCACGGTGCGAGCACAATTGCGCCACTTCAGCCAGAAAAACATTGATCAGCATGATTTCATCCATCGTCACGTTATTCACAATTTTAGTGTTATTCTTTTCCATAACAAAAAATTGTGCATTTAATGGATTAATTAGAGCATCCATATCCGTCATTTATTTCAAAAATTTTTAATTACTTCTTTAAAGAACAAGAGCGGAGCCTGTTAAGATGAACAAACCTTACAGTTTGCAGGCAGGCGGAGCAAAACACACCGATACAGATACCAGCCCACACACCCAGCACAGGCTGAGGAGTTAGACGTGCGAGTATCATCGCAAACACAAATCCCACAATCCAGTAGCTTGCAACGGCCATAAGCATTGGAATTTTCATATCCAACTGCCCTCTGAGCGCACCGGAGGAAGCGGCTTGGAGAGCATCGAAGACCACAATCCCGCACACGGCAATAAACATACCATATAAACTGCCGCCAAAGCTGGCAGCAAGCTCACCTGTATCCACAATACTGACCTTGTAGATGGCATCATGAAACAGCATGATAAGTGCAACCTCTGCAAACGCGACAAGCAGGATGAATGTCACTGCGACACGATGAACCAGACGGATGCGCGCAGCCTCACCTTTGCCATGGAAATACGCAACGCGCACCGATACAGCCTGGCTCATAGCCAGAGAGGGCATAAAAGTCAGAAGTTCTATGGATTGGCAGAGTTGATGCACGCTCATCTGAGTCACGCCTGATGCCCCGACAAACATTGCCAGCATAGTATTAGCGCTCATTTCAGAGGCCACACCAAGCCCGACAGGCCATCCGGCTGACAAAATCGCCAAACAGTCCGCGAAGACGATATGTTTATTAGAGTCAGACAACGTTCTTTTAAGAACAGACAGAATATCGAGAGAAAGAAATGAAATAATAGCCACCACGGTCCAGGAAAGAGAGAATATCACTCCCATCAGCATCAGAAGATTCTGCTCTGTTACACTCCGGAAAAACATCACTACCACTGCGGCGCACACGCCGTAAAAAAAAACACCACACCCTACCGCTTTGAGAATGGAAGCAGCTTTTCTCGATGCCGAAGCATAGGACCTCATAACTGAAAAAAAAACCATGCCTGGCGTGGCAAAAACCGCACTACTCATATACAGTAGCGCACCCTGTCCCATCGTCGCCTCAAACACATAAGCACGACAGAAAAGAATAATCAGGATCAGCAGAATCAATAGAAAAACAGACAGAATCAGTGCTATAATGCATGCGCAACCCACAAAACGCTCTGCAACACGATCCCCCCTCCCCTGAGCCTGTCCGAAGAGAGACTGAAAAGAAGAAATTGCTGACTGAACTATGACAACGCCAGTCTGAATCAATATATTGCAGATACCGCCAGACGCCAGAGCTTCAACTCCAATTCCACCCAAGGCAAGATTGGAGCACACTGTGATGCTCACTTGCATCAACTGAGCCAGAGAAAGCGGGAAAAATATTCTCGAACTCTCTTTCGATTCTTCAAGAATAAAATATTTGTTTTTCAAAGATCTTACCGCCGATGCCATCTATTATCACACATCCATCACGCCCCGTGCCCAATCACGGAAAAAGCCGCCATGACATCCTGAGCGTTCCTGCGCGCACCAGCCTGTAGATATTCCATAGCAGACAGAGCCGCCTCATGTGCACGATAGCTGGAACCGGCAACACAATCTTCAACAACACGGCAGTAATAATCCATCTGGTGCGCATCAACAAAACTGTAATGGACGCAAACGTCTGTAAAGCCCCCGACCATGACAAGCGTCTGAACTCGCAACCCCTTGAGCAGGATCTCCATATCCGTGCCAAAAAAAACAGAATAGCGCCTCTTTGTAATCCGGTAATCATCCGCTAACATACCTAATTCTTCCACAGCAAATTCAGTAACTAAATCACCTTCAAGACAATGAATATTTTCAGAACCATCCAACTCACGACCAAAATCGATCAGATTACTACGATGAGCCTCCTGAACGAAAATGACAGGAATATCTGCTACACGGGCAGCGTCCACCATTTTTCTGGCCCGCGTATAACGCTCTACGGCATCTGACATGAACTCAAGACGAGAGCTCGCAGGACGTGGAGCAAAGCAGCCTTTTTGAATATCTATGACAACCAGAGCTGGACGACCAACAATCATTGGTTGGGCCGTAATCTGTTTTGCTGCGCTCATGCAATGCACTCCTCTAAAAAGAATAAGAGTATTTATTCCTCTTTCTCTTTCAATATCAAATGAGACAAATAAACTTGCCTGATATAGTAGATGTATGCCGGACGGTAGTTTACCGGAGCGAGCTACGCTACGTGAACTCTGTATTCAACCAAGCGTGGGATTTAATCTCTGAGCTTCATCCATGTCCTGTTTGATATGTTTACAAGACAAAATCAGAAGCACGCCTGCTGGCAGGATGGCCACAAGCATGGAAAGAAATGCCGCTTGCAGAGGGTCTCTCATTCCCATACCTTTGTACAGATCACTCATCACTCCCACGAGGTAGTTCCCGCCCCCGGCTCCGATCACACTCATGCTGACAAGGATGACCGTAGCCCCCAGAGCCCTCTGGGCGGGTGGCAGAACCTCTTGTGAAAGGGAAAGCACTGGGGAAAGATACGCCCCAATACCAAAAATGACAAAAGCATAGAAAAGATACGATACAGCCCCTGTAGTCTGAAAAAATGCGAGCATGGATACATTCACAAGCACACATGCGACGAGAGGAATCAGACCGTAAGCCCGCCTGTCCTTTTTGACAAAA
This genomic window contains:
- a CDS encoding MATE family efflux transporter → MASAVRSLKNKYFILEESKESSRIFFPLSLAQLMQVSITVCSNLALGGIGVEALASGGICNILIQTGVVIVQSAISSFQSLFGQAQGRGDRVAERFVGCACIIALILSVFLLILLILIILFCRAYVFEATMGQGALLYMSSAVFATPGMVFFSVMRSYASASRKAASILKAVGCGVFFYGVCAAVVVMFFRSVTEQNLLMLMGVIFSLSWTVVAIISFLSLDILSVLKRTLSDSNKHIVFADCLAILSAGWPVGLGVASEMSANTMLAMFVGASGVTQMSVHQLCQSIELLTFMPSLAMSQAVSVRVAYFHGKGEAARIRLVHRVAVTFILLVAFAEVALIMLFHDAIYKVSIVDTGELAASFGGSLYGMFIAVCGIVVFDALQAASSGALRGQLDMKIPMLMAVASYWIVGFVFAMILARLTPQPVLGVWAGICIGVFCSACLQTVRFVHLNRLRSCSLKK
- a CDS encoding cysteine hydrolase family protein, whose amino-acid sequence is MSAAKQITAQPMIVGRPALVVIDIQKGCFAPRPASSRLEFMSDAVERYTRARKMVDAARVADIPVIFVQEAHRSNLIDFGRELDGSENIHCLEGDLVTEFAVEELGMLADDYRITKRRYSVFFGTDMEILLKGLRVQTLVMVGGFTDVCVHYSFVDAHQMDYYCRVVEDCVAGSSYRAHEAALSAMEYLQAGARRNAQDVMAAFSVIGHGA
- a CDS encoding phosphocholine-specific phospholipase C produces the protein MTINLSKRNFLRSSLGSAAAMATLSTFPPAIRRALAIDAHNRTGTIQDVKHVVMLMLENRSFDSYFGTFKGVRGYGDRFPIPTSNGANIFYQNYTKSSVTSTLIPYHLDETKGNALRAGSTPHTWSDAQAAWDNGRMSSWPTAKTPLSMGYYETSEVPFHRALADAFTLCDSYHCGMHTGTIANRLFYWTGTNGPNGVSPTDGSRVNVAALNNQFNGGNDIGASTTGWTWTTYADRLESAGVSWKVYQSLIDNFGCNEMMGFRHWRAAIEKMPEERRPLYVASEDIKQDVTAAGPFYDASIDDAISPLAKGFGNTMPYGFLETFREDIQSNTLPEVSWIIPPSAYSEHPSPSSPTQGGWYIQEVLDALTSNPEVWSKTVLLVNYDENDGFFDHLPPPSAPSHNTDGTLAGGSTLSDESMAVEYHNYTPATSSQPAIDGRPYGPGPRVALWAISPWSRGGFVNSQVFDHTSTLMFLEARFGVIEPQISDYRRAICGDLTSCFDFVNPNRRTIPTLSGRSTKDDADSLAVAQKAEAAIAVPAATTTSTLPKQATGSRPSRALPYELHVSSHVDVSGGTVTLRFTNTSCDGAGAVFHVYDRNHLDLVPRRYVVEAQKALNGVWTPTADDKGNYNLWLIGPNGFHREFTGNITELGKTSHPEVEVAYKTRGRAEILVKLHNHGHHACSFQVESEAYRVDGPNGVRVAPGGSSELRWPVEENGNWYDFTITSSASASFKRRIAGRIETGEDSISDPAMGGGHAGHRPQPPHHHHEDMWPDFREEDPMMGRHRF